A window of Lodderomyces beijingensis strain CBS 14171 genome assembly, chromosome: 1 contains these coding sequences:
- a CDS encoding 40S ribosomal protein eS25 — protein MAPKIQQTKAAKAAAALAGGKKGKKKWNKGKVKDKAQHIVILDQEKYDRILKDVPTYKYVSVSVLVDRLKIGGSLARVALRQLEDDGIITPVLKHSKQAIYTRAQ, from the coding sequence ATGGCGCCAAAGATCCAACAAACTAAGGCCGCtaaagctgctgctgccttgGCCGGTGGTAAGAAAGGTAAAAAGAAGTGGAACAAGGGTAaggtcaaggacaaggcTCAGCACATTGTCATCTTGGACCAAGAGAAATACGACAGAATCTTGAAGGATGTCCCAACCTACAAGTACGTTTCCGTTTCCGTTTTGGTTGACAGATTGAAGATTGGAGGTTCGCTTGCCCGTGTTGCTTTGAGACAGTTGGAGGACGACGGAATCATTACCCCGGTCTTGAAGCACTCCAAACAAGCCATCTACACTCGTGCTCAGTAA